The DNA segment TCGGGTAACGGCATCCAGTGGGAGACTTCTTCGATATGCGCGGTATCCCACCCGCCGTCGTCGATGGACTCGAATCTTTGCGGTTCGTGCGCGTATGGCTGATGGAATATAGCGACATGAACCTCGCAAGGCTGGTCTGGAACCCTGCGCCAACAGATGAGGATGCGCCGTTGAAAGTCCTCCTCGGGCAACCTGTCCTTCGTGGAAACCCACCCCGGCAGGTCATCGAAGCGGACGTACTCGCCGTCTTTGGCTTCGCACATATCTTCTCCGCAAGGCTCGTATCGTTTCATGGCTTCCTCTTTCTCAGTTGGGACTCACGCAATTCGCTGATGGCGATGCTGCGCATGTGGGACGCCTCGGCCTTTCCGCAAATGTCCTCAATGGCCTGTCCATAGCCCGACAAGTAGGCAAGATGTTCGTCGGTAGACGGCCCCGATTTTGCCGCGTACGCCAGAGACAGAGCGTGCGTGTAGGCCGCCTGCGCGAATTTCGTGACTGACGGCTTCACGCTGGCCCCTCCTCATGGTTGACGGGTTCTGACGGCGGCGGCAGTCCGTGGTCGGCGTAAACCGCATCTCGAATGTCGCGCACCTGCAAGAGCAGCCCGGTGTACTTCCATCCCAAGTCCTCGCGCAGATGCCGCTCAAGCTCGCCCAGCGGGTCGCCCCGCGAAATGTTGCACCCCTTCACGCCTCCCCCTTCCCTTGTTAGGCCAGCGGCGGCTTTGTGAAATCGGGAAGGTCGTCGCAACCAGAAAGCAGCACCGTGAAGGTGGTGCACGGCCCGTCGCGGCCATCCCTTACCGACTTGACGATGGGGGAGTTGCCTTTGAATTTGCTGTCGATCCAAAGCTGGACCGCCTGCTTCATCGTCGCTTCGTTCAGAACCAAGTCATTGTGTCCGATCATTTCCCAAGTGCCTCCAAGTTTTTCCTGCGTTCGTCGTCCGTCTTACCCGACACCCAACAAGCAAGCACGCGGGCAACCCACTGGCTGACCGAACGCCCGTCTTGCGCGGCCAGCGTCTTTATGCGCTCGCCCAACTCCTCATCAACGACAGCTTGAATCTTCATAAGTACAGGAGAGTACACCCTACGCTTGTGGCGTCAAGGACTTTTCTTGTTTTTTCTTCTGATGGGCCATCGCCAGTTCCAGCATCTCGCACGCCCATTCAGGAAACGTCTTCTGCTGCAACGCCGCCCATGCCGTCCACGCATCCATCATGGCCTTCGGCGCATCCAGCGAGTCCCGCGAAAGCAGCTTCGCCCGAATCCACTCTGACCGATTCTCGCCCCCCAACTTCGTAATCCGCTCCATCTCATCCCCCGACACGCGAATCAATATCGACTTCTCTTTCATGTATATCTCCTTGTATATCACAGACTGTACCCACAACCCCAATCCTTGTATATCAACACCCCCTCATTTGTATATCAAACAGGGTAGTCGTGTATATCACGCTCTCCGAGACTCGCCCCTCCACGCCCCCAATCCAGCCCCGATCTACCCCACCCTACCCGTCTACCAGCCTCCACCAGAATCTCCCCGCCGCGAGCCTCCCAGACCCCTCCAATCCCATTTCCACCAATATCCACAGCCTTTCCAGAGTCCCTTTATTTGATAGCAGTACCTTTTTATCCACAAGATTGTAGCTTAAACCATTAGTTTATAGGTACTTACCTTTAATCTGCCGATCTTTATGCCGATGTCGGTGGTTAATCCCCCATCCGCTCCGCTCACCCCGCCAAGAATTAGAGGGCCGTCGCAACTATCCGTGAAGTCAAGCTTTTGCGAGAATGAGACTGCTTTCCTGCCCATGC comes from the Candidatus Hydrogenedentota bacterium genome and includes:
- a CDS encoding DUF551 domain-containing protein, with product MKRYEPCGEDMCEAKDGEYVRFDDLPGWVSTKDRLPEEDFQRRILICWRRVPDQPCEVHVAIFHQPYAHEPQRFESIDDGGWDTAHIEEVSHWMPLPEAPK